One Rubripirellula amarantea DNA segment encodes these proteins:
- the wecB gene encoding non-hydrolyzing UDP-N-acetylglucosamine 2-epimerase, translated as MTLKPSNPARSAPLRPLVVFGTRPEAIKMCPILIECQKRPTEIAPIICSTGQHREMLAQVLGYFGIQPDIDLGLMKPGQTLTGLTAACLTAVDQVIQDQKPDCVVVQGDTTTVMASAMAAFYHQIPVVHVEAGLRTGDLMAPWPEEFNRRVAGIVTELHCAPTERSADALRREGVPESQIRVTGNTVIDALLHTVAKERSDDAALREKYPAATADSVVLITGHRRENFGGGLADTCDAIMELAKTHAETQFIYPVHLNPNVQGPVHERLGGLPNVHLVKPADYPEFVWLMDRASVVLTDSGGVQEEAPSLHCAVLVTREKTERPEAVDAGLAELVGTDKQKIISRVSHAIAERSKNAKNSQGNRDEIVLNPYGDGKASQRIVDWMLERWPS; from the coding sequence ATGACTTTAAAACCGTCCAACCCCGCCCGATCCGCTCCCCTACGTCCTCTTGTCGTATTCGGCACTCGTCCCGAAGCGATCAAGATGTGCCCGATTTTGATCGAATGTCAAAAACGGCCCACGGAAATCGCTCCCATTATCTGCAGCACCGGCCAACACCGCGAAATGCTCGCTCAGGTGTTGGGCTACTTCGGAATCCAACCGGATATAGACCTCGGTCTGATGAAACCAGGCCAAACACTCACTGGGCTGACGGCAGCCTGTTTGACGGCGGTCGACCAAGTGATCCAGGACCAGAAACCGGATTGTGTCGTCGTCCAGGGTGACACCACGACCGTGATGGCCTCGGCCATGGCGGCCTTTTACCACCAAATCCCCGTCGTTCACGTCGAGGCGGGCCTACGCACCGGCGACCTGATGGCTCCATGGCCCGAAGAGTTTAATCGCCGGGTGGCTGGAATTGTCACCGAACTGCATTGCGCCCCAACAGAGCGAAGCGCTGATGCGTTGCGGCGTGAAGGAGTGCCCGAAAGCCAAATACGTGTCACCGGCAACACCGTCATCGATGCGCTTTTGCACACGGTGGCAAAAGAACGCAGCGATGATGCGGCGCTAAGAGAAAAGTATCCTGCCGCAACTGCCGATTCAGTGGTGCTTATCACCGGACATCGACGCGAGAACTTCGGTGGCGGGCTAGCCGATACCTGCGACGCGATCATGGAACTGGCCAAGACCCACGCAGAAACTCAGTTCATTTATCCGGTTCACCTGAACCCCAACGTGCAGGGCCCCGTCCATGAACGACTTGGTGGACTGCCTAATGTTCACTTAGTGAAACCAGCCGACTATCCCGAATTTGTCTGGCTAATGGACCGAGCGTCCGTCGTCCTTACTGACTCGGGCGGCGTGCAAGAAGAAGCGCCGTCGTTGCACTGTGCGGTATTGGTGACTCGCGAGAAAACGGAACGCCCCGAGGCTGTTGATGCAGGACTGGCTGAGTTGGTAGGAACCGACAAGCAAAAAATCATATCGCGAGTGAGCCACGCGATCGCCGAGCGTTCGAAAAACGCGAAGAACAGCCAAGGCAATCGCGACGAAATCGTCCTTAATCCGTACGGCGATGGAAAAGCATCCCAGCGCATCGTCGATTGGATGCTCGAGCGATGGCCTAGCTGA
- the pyrF gene encoding orotidine-5'-phosphate decarboxylase — protein sequence MSLADSTFADSLAQAVQATRSVTCVGLDPRKASLPPAITKDLVTSGAGSADAWAAAYTQFCTEIIDVVAGKVACVKPQVAFFEQLGPAGCIALGEVIRYARSKELLVIVDAKRNDIGSTAEAYADAYMGAASPWGGDSLTVSPYLGEDSLEPFVKVCDERNAGIFVLVKTSNPGGGFLQDRKTGDETVYQSVASLVRRLNETRLGKCGYGPVGAVVGATYPDQLAELRAAMPTSWILIPGFGAQGGGADDVKAGFDDSGLGAVVNNSRNIIFAHQRPEFKDRFQDGQWQDAVCAAVDEMNQQLRF from the coding sequence ATGTCGCTCGCTGATTCGACCTTTGCCGATTCGTTGGCCCAAGCCGTCCAAGCTACTCGTTCGGTCACTTGCGTGGGGCTTGATCCTCGCAAGGCAAGTCTTCCACCTGCGATCACGAAAGACCTCGTGACTTCGGGCGCTGGATCGGCGGACGCGTGGGCAGCCGCCTACACGCAATTTTGCACCGAAATCATTGACGTTGTCGCTGGCAAGGTCGCGTGCGTCAAACCACAGGTCGCGTTCTTTGAGCAGCTTGGACCAGCGGGCTGCATTGCGCTGGGCGAGGTGATTCGCTATGCACGTTCGAAGGAGTTGCTAGTCATTGTTGACGCCAAACGCAACGACATTGGTAGCACCGCCGAGGCCTATGCGGATGCTTACATGGGCGCGGCGAGCCCATGGGGTGGCGATTCGCTAACGGTTAGTCCCTATCTTGGTGAAGACAGCCTAGAGCCCTTTGTGAAGGTGTGTGACGAGCGAAACGCGGGCATATTCGTACTCGTCAAGACATCGAACCCCGGGGGTGGCTTTCTACAGGATCGCAAAACCGGTGATGAAACGGTGTATCAGTCAGTCGCTAGTTTGGTGCGCCGTTTGAATGAAACGCGACTGGGTAAGTGCGGCTACGGGCCCGTTGGTGCGGTTGTCGGCGCGACCTATCCAGATCAATTGGCGGAACTGCGTGCAGCGATGCCGACAAGCTGGATTTTGATTCCAGGCTTCGGTGCCCAAGGCGGCGGTGCAGACGATGTGAAGGCCGGCTTTGACGATTCGGGACTCGGAGCCGTAGTGAACAATTCGCGAAACATCATCTTCGCTCATCAACGACCTGAGTTCAAAGATCGTTTCCAAGATGGCCAATGGCAGGATGCCGTCTGTGCTGCCGTTGACGAAATGAATCAGCAACTTCGATTCTAA
- the atpC gene encoding ATP synthase F1 subunit epsilon has protein sequence MAIRCIVVTPERTELDREADYVSLPMNDGELGVLKGRAPMIGRLGYGVLRLNTAAGPEKYYVDGGFAQVEDNEISILTGKLIPADLINGDEARAALETAREMSGSKPEEADAKNIAIARARGQLRASR, from the coding sequence ATGGCGATTCGCTGCATTGTTGTCACACCTGAACGGACCGAGCTTGATCGCGAGGCGGATTATGTTTCGCTGCCGATGAACGACGGTGAATTAGGTGTCTTGAAAGGTCGAGCGCCGATGATCGGTCGTCTAGGCTATGGAGTGCTACGGCTAAATACTGCTGCTGGTCCAGAGAAGTATTATGTCGACGGTGGCTTCGCGCAGGTGGAAGACAACGAGATCAGCATCCTTACCGGCAAGCTCATTCCGGCGGACTTGATCAATGGAGACGAAGCTCGCGCTGCCTTGGAAACGGCACGCGAGATGTCCGGAAGCAAACCCGAAGAAGCGGATGCGAAGAACATCGCCATCGCTCGGGCACGCGGCCAACTACGAGCTTCTCGCTAG
- the atpG gene encoding ATP synthase F1 subunit gamma, which yields MANARALDKRRKSIRNIRKITRTMELIATARYKKAMDRAAAVTAYTDRLSHIVKSLAASGTEVQHPLLQPRDETKAARILVLSSNRGLCGGYNAGILRATMPLVKELSASIPKVDIDVSGKRGINGLKFRGLKVQEEYMQFEDQPAYAEVEKIASMYLDLFISGKIDRLDVVYTKFVSTSKQIPTIETLLPLGSLADGDDQPVTVGPNKEYEFLPSAESILEEVVPTSFKAKLFKCFLDSAVSEQVARMIAMKGATESAGDMIKQLSMTYNRARQSQITGEIMEIIGGVEALKK from the coding sequence ATGGCCAACGCTCGCGCTCTCGATAAACGACGCAAGTCCATTCGCAACATTCGCAAGATCACGCGGACGATGGAATTGATCGCTACGGCGCGCTACAAGAAAGCCATGGATCGCGCCGCCGCTGTAACCGCTTACACGGATCGACTTTCTCACATTGTGAAAAGCTTGGCCGCGAGCGGAACCGAGGTCCAGCATCCGCTGCTTCAACCTCGCGACGAAACCAAAGCGGCACGGATTTTGGTGCTTTCGAGTAATCGTGGATTGTGCGGTGGGTACAACGCAGGCATCCTTCGTGCCACGATGCCGCTAGTGAAAGAGCTGTCAGCTTCAATTCCTAAGGTTGATATTGATGTCAGCGGGAAGCGAGGCATCAACGGTTTGAAGTTCCGCGGGTTGAAGGTTCAAGAAGAGTACATGCAGTTTGAAGATCAACCTGCTTATGCCGAAGTCGAGAAGATCGCTTCGATGTACTTGGATCTTTTCATTTCCGGAAAGATTGATCGTTTGGACGTTGTTTACACCAAGTTTGTCAGCACCAGCAAACAGATTCCCACAATCGAAACGCTGTTACCGCTTGGATCGCTTGCCGACGGTGATGATCAACCGGTCACGGTAGGCCCCAATAAGGAATACGAGTTCTTGCCATCGGCTGAAAGCATCTTGGAAGAAGTGGTGCCGACAAGCTTTAAGGCGAAGCTATTTAAGTGTTTCCTGGATTCCGCCGTCAGCGAACAAGTTGCACGAATGATCGCCATGAAGGGTGCTACCGAGAGTGCGGGCGACATGATCAAGCAGCTTTCCATGACTTACAACCGTGCCCGTCAAAGTCAAATTACCGGCGAGATCATGGAGATCATCGGCGGAGTTGAAGCTCTCAAAAAATAG
- the atpD gene encoding F0F1 ATP synthase subunit beta has protein sequence MSTVTENSVGRVTQVIGSTFDLEFPEGQLPPIYNAVTIKSQHKGVTIDLVGEIQQHLGGGRVRAIALGSTEGMMRGMEAVDTGKPVSVPVGQDTLGRVFNVLGQPIDGRGEVNADEYRPIHRQAPMVSELSTNTEVFETGIKVVDLLTPFVRGGKAGLFGGAGLGKTVILTELIARIASAHGGYSVFAGVGERTREGTDLWLEMQETAIGDTGRKVIEQTCMVFGQMNEPPGSRLRVALSALTMAEYFRDSTGADTLLFVDNIFRFSQAGSEVSALLGRMPSAVGYQPTLATEMGALQERITSTKKGAITSVQAVYVPADDPTDPAPATAFGQLDAFIYLERSISEKGIYPAIDPLASNSRILDPQYVGDRHYTIARRVQTTLQRYRELQDIIAILGVDELSEADKTIVHRARRIERFMSQPFLVAEVFTGKKGEITPLADTIRSFEEICDGKWDHLPEQAFMYVGSIEQAEAQAKKMEEKGKK, from the coding sequence ATGTCCACCGTAACTGAAAACTCTGTCGGACGCGTCACGCAAGTCATCGGTTCAACCTTTGACCTTGAGTTTCCTGAAGGCCAACTGCCACCGATCTACAACGCCGTGACCATCAAGTCGCAGCACAAGGGCGTGACGATTGATTTGGTTGGTGAAATTCAACAGCACCTCGGTGGCGGACGTGTTCGAGCCATCGCTTTGGGTTCGACCGAAGGCATGATGCGAGGCATGGAAGCAGTCGACACAGGGAAGCCAGTGTCGGTGCCAGTGGGGCAAGATACTTTAGGCCGCGTGTTCAACGTGTTGGGGCAGCCGATCGATGGTCGGGGTGAAGTCAATGCAGATGAGTACCGTCCTATCCACCGCCAAGCTCCGATGGTCAGCGAACTGTCGACAAATACCGAGGTCTTCGAGACCGGGATCAAGGTGGTCGACCTGCTAACCCCGTTTGTGCGTGGTGGTAAAGCCGGTTTGTTCGGTGGTGCGGGTCTTGGGAAGACGGTTATTTTGACCGAGTTGATTGCTCGGATCGCGTCGGCTCACGGTGGTTACTCGGTGTTCGCGGGGGTCGGTGAGCGAACTCGCGAAGGAACTGACCTTTGGCTTGAAATGCAGGAAACTGCCATCGGCGATACTGGCCGCAAGGTTATTGAACAGACATGCATGGTGTTCGGTCAAATGAACGAGCCACCAGGATCGCGTCTTCGTGTTGCCCTTTCGGCACTGACGATGGCAGAGTACTTCCGCGATTCCACGGGAGCGGACACGCTGTTGTTCGTGGACAATATTTTCCGCTTCTCGCAAGCGGGATCGGAAGTTTCCGCGTTGCTCGGACGGATGCCGTCGGCCGTTGGTTATCAGCCGACTTTGGCTACCGAGATGGGAGCGTTGCAAGAACGAATTACCTCGACCAAGAAGGGCGCTATCACGTCGGTTCAAGCCGTTTATGTGCCTGCTGATGACCCGACGGACCCTGCTCCGGCGACCGCATTCGGCCAGTTGGACGCGTTCATTTACCTTGAGCGTTCGATCTCGGAGAAGGGTATTTACCCGGCAATTGACCCGTTGGCATCGAACTCGCGAATTCTGGATCCGCAGTACGTTGGCGATCGCCACTACACCATCGCTCGTCGCGTTCAAACAACGCTGCAACGTTACCGCGAACTTCAAGACATCATCGCGATTCTTGGTGTCGACGAACTTAGCGAAGCTGACAAGACGATCGTTCACCGCGCTCGCCGCATCGAACGCTTCATGTCTCAGCCGTTCCTCGTCGCGGAAGTGTTCACGGGCAAGAAAGGCGAAATCACGCCACTGGCTGACACCATCCGTAGCTTTGAAGAAATCTGTGACGGTAAGTGGGATCACCTGCCCGAGCAAGCGTTCATGTACGTCGGTTCAATTGAGCAAGCGGAAGCTCAAGCGAAGAAGATGGAAGAAAAGGGTAAGAAGTAA
- a CDS encoding ABC transporter ATP-binding protein: MSDNQPTATNPSNGNLIEVDDVSVGFDGQWVLRDINLHIPRGQTLAIIGESGCGKTVFMKTLVGLVTPSSGTVQFDHQDLAKMNGSELAKFRRRIGFVFQNAALFDSMSIFDNVAFPLRQSDRSVKESEVKERVMQHLSEVGLPSDVTRKRPAELSGGMRKRVGLARALILRPELVVYDEPTTGLDPIMSDVINELILDTRRRYPVTSVVVTHDMHTARKVSDRVLMFFPRRRLDPHESQVIFDGPPSDLEHAEERRVRQFVRGEAGDRIRELASQG; the protein is encoded by the coding sequence GTGAGCGACAATCAGCCGACTGCAACGAACCCTAGCAACGGAAACTTGATCGAGGTCGACGATGTTTCCGTGGGCTTCGATGGACAATGGGTTCTTCGAGATATCAACCTTCATATTCCTCGTGGGCAAACTCTCGCGATCATCGGGGAAAGCGGATGCGGCAAAACCGTGTTCATGAAAACGCTCGTTGGCTTGGTCACGCCTTCTTCGGGTACTGTTCAATTCGATCATCAAGACCTTGCAAAAATGAACGGCTCGGAACTTGCGAAGTTTCGACGCAGGATTGGGTTCGTGTTTCAGAATGCGGCTTTGTTCGACAGTATGTCTATCTTTGACAACGTGGCATTCCCACTTCGTCAAAGCGACCGCAGCGTCAAAGAGAGCGAGGTGAAAGAACGCGTCATGCAACACCTATCGGAAGTCGGGCTTCCCAGTGACGTAACACGCAAACGGCCGGCCGAACTTTCCGGAGGGATGCGAAAGCGGGTTGGCCTAGCTCGCGCGTTGATCCTACGCCCCGAACTTGTTGTATACGATGAACCAACGACGGGACTTGATCCAATCATGAGCGACGTCATCAACGAACTCATTCTCGATACGCGACGTCGATATCCCGTCACCAGTGTGGTTGTAACTCACGACATGCACACCGCTCGCAAGGTTTCCGACCGCGTGCTTATGTTTTTCCCACGACGACGCTTGGATCCTCACGAATCTCAAGTCATTTTTGATGGGCCTCCCAGCGATCTCGAACACGCCGAAGAGCGACGTGTTCGACAATTTGTCCGCGGTGAAGCGGGCGATCGCATTCGTGAATTGGCAAGCCAAGGATAA
- a CDS encoding MlaD family protein, which translates to MDENKLRFGVGVLVISSIGIGIILTFLFGAFPSVLSSEYPLSVVFPSAEGIGLNTSVVRDGVRIGRVSDIALRPEGGVLVSLSMDSDKPLTHQYIPRIGSANLVTGDAKLEFVQASERELTSLFGEDRQLIESPYSPGEFLKSRAKSESIFEMQDDLQSTFESIRVAGESIASAGESVDQLAREVREVVGGTDGRIDEVAIEAKKALEEFQGAMRDVRAIVGNPKLQQNLEASLEQLPLLLQNAQEALSRTEKTFDSIDRAGQQFERVGVAAEETVKSARSAVERTEQRLGNTVKNAEKTFANLEQFTRPFANRGDEFASQVLTTLASLERTLTEVEQFGKTLNNSDGSLRRFLEDDDIYFQVRRSVENIEEATARVRPILDDVRIFTDKIARDPRELGIRGALSKRPSGSGLK; encoded by the coding sequence ATGGACGAGAACAAACTACGATTCGGTGTTGGCGTGCTGGTGATTTCGTCGATCGGAATCGGCATCATCTTGACGTTTCTCTTCGGCGCCTTCCCCAGCGTCCTTAGCAGCGAATACCCACTTTCGGTGGTCTTTCCTTCTGCTGAAGGCATTGGACTAAACACATCGGTGGTGCGGGACGGGGTCCGTATTGGCCGAGTCTCTGATATTGCGTTGCGTCCCGAAGGCGGCGTGCTCGTATCGCTTTCGATGGATAGCGACAAGCCGCTAACGCATCAATACATTCCTCGAATCGGGTCGGCCAATCTTGTTACCGGTGATGCCAAACTAGAATTTGTGCAAGCCAGCGAGCGTGAACTCACGTCGTTGTTTGGTGAAGACAGGCAATTGATCGAGAGTCCGTATTCGCCGGGTGAGTTCTTAAAATCCAGAGCCAAGTCCGAGAGCATTTTCGAAATGCAGGATGATTTGCAAAGCACTTTCGAATCCATTCGAGTCGCCGGCGAATCGATCGCATCGGCTGGCGAAAGCGTTGATCAACTCGCTCGCGAAGTTCGTGAAGTGGTGGGCGGAACGGACGGGCGGATCGACGAGGTCGCAATTGAAGCCAAGAAAGCACTCGAAGAATTCCAAGGGGCGATGCGCGACGTTCGTGCAATCGTGGGCAATCCCAAGCTTCAGCAAAACCTAGAAGCCTCGCTCGAACAGCTCCCCCTACTGCTTCAGAACGCCCAAGAGGCACTCAGCAGAACTGAGAAGACGTTCGATTCTATCGATCGAGCAGGTCAGCAATTTGAACGAGTAGGCGTAGCCGCTGAAGAAACCGTGAAGTCAGCAAGGTCAGCCGTCGAACGTACTGAGCAACGGCTCGGCAACACGGTCAAGAACGCCGAAAAGACGTTTGCAAACCTCGAACAATTTACTCGCCCGTTTGCCAATCGCGGCGACGAATTTGCCAGCCAAGTGCTAACCACATTGGCCAGTTTAGAACGCACACTTACTGAGGTTGAGCAGTTTGGAAAAACGCTGAACAACAGTGATGGTTCGCTTAGACGCTTCCTCGAAGACGATGACATCTACTTCCAAGTACGCCGCTCTGTCGAAAACATCGAAGAGGCGACCGCACGTGTGCGACCCATTTTGGACGACGTTCGAATCTTCACCGATAAGATCGCTCGTGATCCACGCGAACTTGGGATACGCGGGGCACTTTCGAAACGCCCCAGCGGATCAGGCCTCAAATAG
- a CDS encoding MlaE family ABC transporter permease, whose product MTIGDLAMFTYRMLGWMFTRLPSRGTVMINFYQVGALSLPVVALTGTFIGMVLAVQSYAQFHAIGLDTRLGAVINSTLVKELGPVLAATMLAGRVGSAMAAVLGTMRVTEQIDALTTMGADPIHYLVVPRFLACILLIPALTIMADFMGIVGGYFYSVIILGIDHAAYLNHSREGVAGFDLFSGIFKSIFFGGIIAIVSCYRGFHCQPGAEGVGKAATTAFVYSFVLILAVDLFLTIVLNSIYYTFYPSGASFL is encoded by the coding sequence ATGACGATCGGTGACTTGGCCATGTTCACCTACCGCATGCTCGGTTGGATGTTCACGCGATTGCCTAGCCGCGGGACGGTGATGATCAACTTCTACCAAGTTGGCGCACTCAGTTTGCCAGTCGTTGCGTTAACGGGCACATTCATCGGCATGGTCTTGGCTGTGCAAAGCTACGCTCAATTTCATGCGATCGGACTCGACACTCGACTCGGTGCCGTCATCAATAGCACGCTGGTCAAAGAACTCGGCCCGGTGCTCGCGGCAACCATGCTCGCTGGTCGCGTTGGCAGTGCCATGGCGGCAGTTCTGGGCACCATGCGCGTGACTGAACAAATCGACGCGTTGACGACGATGGGTGCCGACCCGATTCACTACCTTGTCGTGCCTCGGTTCTTGGCATGCATTCTGCTGATACCTGCCCTCACGATTATGGCAGACTTCATGGGCATCGTCGGTGGCTATTTTTACAGCGTGATCATCTTGGGCATCGATCACGCAGCGTACTTGAACCACTCTCGCGAGGGCGTAGCGGGATTCGATTTGTTCAGCGGCATCTTTAAGAGCATATTCTTTGGCGGCATCATTGCCATCGTCAGTTGTTATCGAGGATTCCACTGCCAACCCGGTGCCGAAGGCGTCGGCAAGGCGGCAACGACCGCGTTCGTGTACTCGTTCGTTTTGATCCTAGCTGTCGACTTGTTTTTGACCATCGTGCTCAATTCCATCTACTACACCTTCTATCCGTCGGGAGCGTCATTCCTGTGA
- a CDS encoding LptF/LptG family permease, translating to MPTRLTRYVLLEILKIFVVSLVALTLLILLIGVGRELIRRGLGAMAVLQLLPFVLPISLQFAFPATALFSVCCVYGRMASDGEVATVKSSGISPLKLLQPALVFAALLSPIAVGVSDLAVSWGRPGVNRVVMLSIEDIAYRVLQSDHVYRSDHGFSIHVREVVGRRLIQPEVTLHNGSKNGPMKLTAREGELSLDPDTQMLLLRVVDSQVTAGTSFQSIMPGEEVIRIPLAEAMAERDISTRSPSELPLRLISSERIRQESRTHAATGRLAAHTGFAILTSRSEEIEGPGGRLITNELHQSKRRLTKLQTEPWRRWAWGFSCFFFVVVGAPLAMIAKTSDYWTTFGLCFLPTLILYYPLFILGLEQAKDGNVPPYGVWLGNIILGAIGTVLIARVRRY from the coding sequence GTGCCCACCCGTCTGACGCGATACGTGTTGCTCGAGATCCTTAAGATCTTTGTGGTGTCCTTGGTTGCGCTGACGCTACTGATCTTGCTGATTGGTGTGGGGCGGGAATTGATTCGTCGTGGACTCGGCGCGATGGCCGTTCTGCAGCTTCTGCCATTTGTGCTTCCGATATCGCTGCAGTTTGCGTTTCCAGCGACTGCTTTGTTCTCGGTATGCTGCGTTTATGGCCGAATGGCTTCCGATGGCGAGGTCGCAACGGTGAAGTCTTCTGGCATTTCACCGCTGAAATTGTTGCAGCCAGCCTTAGTTTTTGCAGCGTTACTGAGCCCGATTGCGGTTGGAGTTTCGGATTTGGCGGTTTCCTGGGGACGTCCGGGGGTCAACCGCGTCGTGATGTTGTCGATCGAAGACATCGCCTATCGCGTACTTCAATCGGACCATGTTTATCGCTCGGACCACGGTTTTTCGATCCACGTTCGCGAAGTGGTGGGCAGACGTCTAATCCAGCCTGAGGTGACGCTGCACAATGGCAGCAAGAATGGGCCGATGAAATTGACGGCTCGCGAGGGCGAGTTAAGTCTTGATCCAGACACGCAAATGTTGCTGCTTCGAGTCGTCGACAGCCAGGTCACCGCGGGAACGTCGTTTCAAAGCATCATGCCTGGTGAGGAAGTCATTCGCATCCCGCTGGCCGAAGCGATGGCGGAACGGGACATCAGCACTCGCAGTCCTAGCGAATTGCCGCTGCGATTGATTAGCAGTGAACGAATCCGTCAAGAAAGTCGCACGCATGCGGCGACGGGACGATTGGCGGCTCACACAGGCTTCGCCATCCTGACGTCCCGCAGCGAAGAAATTGAGGGGCCTGGCGGACGCTTGATCACCAACGAGTTGCATCAAAGCAAACGCCGGCTGACGAAGTTGCAAACGGAACCTTGGCGTCGTTGGGCGTGGGGGTTCAGTTGCTTTTTCTTTGTGGTCGTAGGAGCCCCGCTGGCGATGATCGCCAAGACCAGTGACTACTGGACGACGTTTGGGCTTTGCTTTTTGCCGACCCTGATCCTGTACTACCCGCTCTTCATTTTGGGGCTTGAGCAAGCCAAGGATGGTAATGTTCCGCCCTACGGGGTGTGGTTGGGAAACATCATCCTAGGCGCAATCGGGACCGTTTTGATTGCCCGTGTGCGACGCTATTGA
- the dapA gene encoding 4-hydroxy-tetrahydrodipicolinate synthase — protein sequence MTQRKGSDYAGLSVAIITPFADGEVDYSRLREQLEFQIEAGTKCIVPVGTTGESPTLSHDEHERVISEVIQCVAGRAKVMAGTGSNSTAEALRLTQRAAKEGADATLQVAPYYNKPTQEGFYQHFKAIAEDVDIPVCVYNIPGRSAKEIDVETIQRLSDLAGITMVKEATGKLDQCSAILSTTNLTVLSGDDSLTLPMMSVGAEGVISVVGNVAPKPMIELVNAATQGDFETARNIHHRMYKLCSNMLGIATNPIPIKAAMQMVGRDTGELRLPMTPLDENQMEFLRETLFAFGLEEAVATT from the coding sequence ATGACTCAGCGTAAAGGGTCCGACTACGCCGGATTATCCGTCGCCATTATCACGCCGTTCGCCGACGGTGAAGTCGATTATTCCCGTCTTCGGGAACAACTCGAGTTCCAGATCGAAGCGGGTACCAAATGCATCGTTCCTGTGGGCACTACCGGCGAATCGCCAACCCTGTCGCACGATGAACATGAGCGCGTGATATCGGAAGTCATCCAATGCGTCGCTGGCCGAGCCAAGGTGATGGCGGGAACCGGCAGCAACAGCACTGCGGAAGCATTGCGATTGACTCAGCGGGCTGCCAAAGAAGGCGCCGACGCTACGCTGCAAGTGGCTCCGTACTACAACAAGCCCACTCAGGAAGGCTTTTACCAGCACTTCAAAGCGATTGCCGAAGACGTCGACATTCCAGTTTGCGTCTACAACATTCCTGGACGTTCAGCCAAAGAAATTGATGTGGAAACGATCCAACGCTTGTCGGATCTTGCTGGCATTACGATGGTCAAGGAAGCGACCGGCAAGCTTGACCAGTGCTCCGCTATCCTAAGCACAACGAACCTGACGGTCCTTAGCGGAGACGACTCGTTGACTTTGCCCATGATGAGCGTGGGAGCCGAAGGCGTGATTTCGGTGGTCGGTAACGTTGCTCCCAAGCCAATGATCGAACTGGTCAATGCGGCCACCCAAGGCGATTTCGAAACCGCGCGTAACATCCACCACCGCATGTACAAGCTATGCAGCAACATGCTAGGTATTGCGACCAACCCGATCCCGATCAAAGCAGCAATGCAAATGGTCGGACGCGACACCGGTGAATTGCGTTTACCGATGACACCATTGGACGAAAATCAAATGGAATTTCTGCGTGAAACTCTGTTTGCATTTGGTCTAGAAGAAGCTGTGGCAACGACCTAG